In the genome of Osmerus mordax isolate fOsmMor3 chromosome 15, fOsmMor3.pri, whole genome shotgun sequence, one region contains:
- the mpp7a gene encoding MAGUK p55 subfamily member 7 has protein sequence MSVDSTPALWPCPLPLREAVAADGALIWPPRHAGSTLPNTDRNRQLLGRGAGGLSQCQTQGLTANDSARTIKHLRTAEFKPYVVMINPPGMERLRETRKNAKVISGKDDKGIAKPFTEEDYQEMIISSQLMESQYGHLFEKAIVNDDLTTAFNELKAALQRVETDTHWVPVSWTHS, from the exons ATGAG CGTGGACTCGACCCCGGCACTGTGGCCGTGTCCTCTGCCTCTCCGTGAGGCCGTGGctgctgacggggctctcatcTGGCCCCCTCGGCATGCTGGCTCCACTCTGCCGAACACGGATAGAAACAGACAGCTGctgggcaggggggcgggggggctgtcTCAATGCCAGACGCAGGGACTCACAGCGAACGACAGCGCTCGC accaTAAAGCACCTGCGCACGGCAGAGTTCAAGCCCTACGTGGTGATGATCAACCCCccgggcatggagagactccggGAGACCAGGAAGAACGCCAAGGTCATCTCAGGCAAGGACGACAAAGGGATCGCCAAGCCTTTCACG GAGGAGGACTACCAGGAGATGATTATCTCCTCCCAGCTGATGGAGAGCCAGTACGGCCACCTGTTCGAGAAGGCCATCGTCAACGACGACCTGACCACGGCCTTCAACGAGCTGAAGGCGGCGCTGCAGAGGGTGGAGACGGACACTCACTGGGTCCCCGTCAGCTGGACCCACTCCTGA